A window of Malania oleifera isolate guangnan ecotype guangnan chromosome 5, ASM2987363v1, whole genome shotgun sequence contains these coding sequences:
- the LOC131155385 gene encoding uncharacterized protein LOC131155385, with translation MAKQPVKYFVADAFTDLAFKGNPAAVCLLEEERDEKWLQAVATEFNLSETCYLTRISDSESPDSSRGTQNPRFRLRWFTPTAEIDLCGHATLAAAHVLFTSGLVNTNKIEFSTLSGILTAQKVPEIKKPDINCLDAEAQQQFFIELDFPTVMVVECDSVEVSSVHKALKGASVIDIKKTGNNLLVELSSAKTVADFQPEFDEIEKCPGQGLIITGLAPAHSGFDFVSRYFCPKYGVKEDPVTGSTHCALAPYWSKNLGKCDFVAYQASPRGGTLRLHLDEQKQRVLLRGKAVPVMEGLLLA, from the exons ATGGCAAAACAACCCGTGAAATACTTCGTG GCTGACGCGTTCACTGACTTGGCGTTCAAGGGAAACCCGGCAGCGGTTTGTTTGTTGGAGGAAGAGAGAGATGAGAAATGGTTGCAGGCAGTAGCGACCGAGTTCAACCTCTCCGAAACCTGCTACTTGACTCGCATCTCTGATTCGGAGTCTCCCGACTCGTCCCGCGGAACTCAAAACCCTAGGTTTCGTCTCAGATGGTTCACTCCCACCGCTGAG ATTGACCTTTGTGGTCATGCAACATTAGCAGCTGCACACGTTCTTTTTACGTCTGGTTTGGTAAATACCAACAAAATTGAGTTCTCCACGCTATCTGGAATTCTCACTGCCCAGAAGGTGCCTGAAATTAAAAAACCAGATATAAACTGTCTGGATGCTGAAGCACAACAGCAGTTCTTCATTGAATTAGACTTTCCTACTGTCATGGTGGTTGAGTGCGATTCAGTTGAGGTTTCATCAGTTCATAAAGCTTTGAAAGGTGCATCAGTGATTGATATTAAGAAGACAGGAAATAACCTCCTT GTTGAGCTCTCATCAGCGAAAACTGTTGCAGATTTTCAGCCTGAGTTTGATGAGATAGAAAAATGTCCTGGACAGGGATTAATTATAACAGGGCTTGCACCTGCTCACTCTGGATTTGATTTTGTCAGTCGTTACTTCTGTCCAAAATATGGAGTCAAGGAG GATCCGGTCACTGGGAGTACACATTGTGCCTTGGCACCCTATTGGTCCAAAAACCTGGGAAAGTGTGATTTTGTTGCATATCag GCATCTCCTCGAGGTGGAACGTTGCGCCTGCATTTGGATGAGCAGAAGCAGAGGGTGCTTCTTCGAGGGAAAGCTGTTCCTGTGATGGAAGGTTTGCTTTTAGCCTAA